A DNA window from Rhipicephalus sanguineus isolate Rsan-2018 chromosome 8, BIME_Rsan_1.4, whole genome shotgun sequence contains the following coding sequences:
- the LOC119403511 gene encoding putative nuclease HARBI1: protein MALAAGVVAALAILDEEEEVLEVRNAFEELSECEFRRRFRFSKRTVRWLCGELDPIIGCRRASGISTKRKVLCALRFFATGCFQRTVGSEEFIGLSQPSVSDTVHEVAHAIAVVGGQKRWVAFPETSQAKERTKASFARLGRIPGVLGCVDGTLIAIQKPHGLSPGDTANYMSRKGFYALNTMITCDADLWILDINPCFPGSCHDSWVWRRSSLRRHVGAELRLGECLLDRTQTVKFRELMQAPAITLEGDSGYPLEPWLMTPVLGRPASGTPESEYNKAHTTMRNVVERCIGVLKSRFRCLQRYRTLLYNPDKAATIIAACAALHNIAMAAREPAPEGDDDDTDDDDDSEVPPAADEPSPPQEQGPAPRLLHLKGQQQRSRVVNLFRGPRTPHAAHLRRVRSSLQRPRWLPLERCSEGPDEGTDALQLARDVIKTPSLTFSGRSMTPGLVSELLQCLALPPGVLSELLQRRGLPIANIAQLCQELETKKCVAIIIHAFLTMDSSLEASVCEESQCAQQFPLC, encoded by the exons ATGGCGCTCGCCGCGGGTGTTGTCGCAGCGTTGGCGATTCTcgacgaagaggaagaggtgTTGGAGGTGCGGAATGCTTTTGAAGAgttgagcgagtgtgaattccggcgtcgttttcgtttctcgaaacgaacGGTACGTTGGTTGTGCGGCGAACTGGACCCCATCATCGGGTGCCGACGAGCCAGTGGAATTTCAACGAAGCGGAAGGTGTTGTGTGCGCTGAGATTTTTCGCGACCGGCTGCTTCCAGCGAACTGTCGGCAGTGAGGagttcatcggcctgtcgcagccGTCCGTCAGCGACACGGTCCACGaggtggcacacgccatcgcTGTCGTTGGCGgacaaaaacggtgggtggcgtTTCCCGAAACATCACAAGCGAAGGAGCGAACAAAGGCGTCGTTCGCTCGGCTCGGGAGGATTCCCGGTGTGCTGGGGTGCGTCGACGGCACGCTCATCGCCATCCAGAAGCCCCACGGCCTGAGCCCCGGCGACACGGCGAattacatgtcgcggaagggCTTCTACGCCTtgaacaccatgatc AcctgtgatgccgacctctggattctGGATATCAATCCATGTTTCCCGGGGTCGTGCCATGACTCGTGGGTGTGGCGGAGGAGCTCTCTTCGGCGGCACGTGGGAGCTGAACTGCGGCTTGGCGAATGCTTGCTTGATAG AACGCAAACAGTCAAGTTTCGAGAGCTTatgcaagcaccagcgataacgttggaag GAGACTCCGGCTATCCTTTGGAACCGTGGCTCATGACGCCAGTGCTCGGACGTCCAGCTAGTGGCACCCCTGAGAGCGagtacaacaaggcccacaccaccatgcgcaatgttgtggagaggTGCATCGGGGTCCTAAAGAGCAGGTTCCGCTGCTTGCAGCGTTACCGGACTCTGCTCTACAACCCCGACAAAGCAGccaccatcattgctgcttgCGCAGCTCTTCACAACATTGCAATGGCGGCACGTGAGCCTGCTCCtgaaggggacgatgacgacacagacgacgatgacgactctgAGGTGCCACCAGCAGCTGATGAGCCATCGCCGCCACAAGAACAAGGTCCAGCACCACGGCTGTTGCATCTCaagggccagcagcagcgcagcCGCGTGGTCAACCTGTTCCGTGGACCGCGGACCCCACATGCTGCGCACCTGCGTAGGGTACGCAGcagcctgcaacgacctcg GTGGCTGCCGTTGGAGCGCTGCAGTGAGGGCCCGGACGAGGGCACCGATGCCCTGCAGCTCGCCCGCGACGTCATCAAGACTCCGAGCCTGACGTTCAGCGGCCGCTCGATGACGCCTGGCCTCGTCAGCGAGCTGCTGCAGTGCCtcgccctgccgcctggtgttctCAGCGAGCTGCTCCAGCGCCGCGGCCTGCCGATCGCCAACATCGCGCAGCTGTGCCaggagctggaaaccaagaaatgtgttgccattatcatccaTGCATTTCTCACTAtggactcttcgctggaagcttctgtttgTGAAGAGTCTCAGTGTGCACAACAATTTCCTCTTtgttga